The genomic segment TGCTCTGAGAGCGGCCCGGTCCGGGGCGCATCCAGACAAGGAGAGAACCGTGCTGCCCGAGCCCGACCTGCTGGCAACCGTCGTCGTCTGCGAAGACGACTCCGAGACACGCGCGCTGCTCTGCGACAACCTCACCGCCGACCGCTACGACGTCCTCGAGGCGCCGAGTGCCGCCGACGCGCTGCGCTTCTGCCACTACCGCCAGCCCGACGCGATGCTCCTCGACCTCGGGCTGCCCGACGCCTCCGGTCTCGACGTGCTGCGCGAGATCCGCCGCTCCGACGGCGCGACGTCGCGCTACGACCCTCGCCTGCCGGTCATCGTCCTGACGGGTCGCGGCGAGGATCAGGCGCGGGTCCGCGGGATCCGTGCCGGGGCCGACGACTACCTGGTGAAGCCCGTCTTCTACGACGAGCTGACCGCCAGGCTCGCCGGCATCCTCGGCCGCCGCGAGTCGGCGCGCTCAGGTCCGGTGCGTATCGGTGAGCTGGTCGTCGATCCCTCGCGCCGCGAGGCGCGCGTCGCCGGTGAGGCCGTGCCGCTCGCGACGAAGGAGTTCGACCTGCTGCGCGCGCTGGCCGCGGACCCGCAGCGTGTGTTCTCCAAGGAAGAGCTGCTTCGAGACGTCTGGGGTTTCCAGACGATGGGGCGGACCCGCACTCTCGACTCACATGCTTCGCGCCTTCGCCGCAAACTCGACCCCGAGAACGGGCGCTTCGTGCGCAACTGCTGGGGCGTCGGCTACCGACTCGTCGAGGGCTGACGCGCGGGCTGCTCAGCCCTCGCGGTCGAAGTGGAGCATCACGACCTCGGACTTCTGGGTCTCGAAGCCGGCTCCGTTCGACGCGCTCGCGCGGTTGATCGCCTCGGCCTGGATCTCGAGCACGCGCTCGAGCGTGCCGGCGAGGAGGTCGCTGACGTCCGCGTAACCCTCGGCATCAAGCTCAAGGGGTGTGAAGGAGACGTGGACCCGGTCGTTGTCGAAGCCGGTGCCCTTCGCCGCCTCGACGGTGTCGTCCCAGATCCTCTGGAGGCTCTCGTCGAGCAGTGAACGTCGAACCGAAATCGGGATCTCGGCCCAGTGCTCGTCATCGATGTAGGGGCGCGCGGTGGCGCGGTAGAAGTGCTCGATCGCGCCGCGGACCTGGGCCGTACGAGCGAGTTCGATCGCATCGCAGGACTCGAGCACCTTGACGTGATAACTGACGTTGCCGAGCGGCTCGCCGAGTCGCGTGGCGATCTCGTTGGGGCTCGATTCGCTCTCGTTCAGAGCGATGAGGATCCGCTGTCGCAGTGGGTGGCTCAGCGCCTTCATCAGCCGGTGGCTGCGCTGCGGCGGCTCTTTGGTCTTGTTCTTGGTCGGCATACCTGCGCCTCGACGGTTGAAGTTGGTGCAACAGCGGTTGTTTATAGAGCAATAAC from the Thermoleophilia bacterium SCSIO 60948 genome contains:
- a CDS encoding response regulator transcription factor, coding for MEASRGFRALRAARSGAHPDKERTVLPEPDLLATVVVCEDDSETRALLCDNLTADRYDVLEAPSAADALRFCHYRQPDAMLLDLGLPDASGLDVLREIRRSDGATSRYDPRLPVIVLTGRGEDQARVRGIRAGADDYLVKPVFYDELTARLAGILGRRESARSGPVRIGELVVDPSRREARVAGEAVPLATKEFDLLRALAADPQRVFSKEELLRDVWGFQTMGRTRTLDSHASRLRRKLDPENGRFVRNCWGVGYRLVEG
- a CDS encoding winged helix-turn-helix transcriptional regulator, which translates into the protein MPTKNKTKEPPQRSHRLMKALSHPLRQRILIALNESESSPNEIATRLGEPLGNVSYHVKVLESCDAIELARTAQVRGAIEHFYRATARPYIDDEHWAEIPISVRRSLLDESLQRIWDDTVEAAKGTGFDNDRVHVSFTPLELDAEGYADVSDLLAGTLERVLEIQAEAINRASASNGAGFETQKSEVVMLHFDREG